A region of the Elusimicrobiota bacterium genome:
TCAACGTTTGGCGATATGGTGAAAGCAGTAGTAGATGTTGGGCGCGAAGTGATTGCCATAGACGCTGAACTTCATTCTGATATTGAAGCTTATTTAATACAGGATGGTTCAAAACAAGAAAATTTGTGGGGAATAAACTTATATCCCGGTGTTGCCGGAGAAGAATTTGTTGAGTTTGACTCGTTGATAAACATTCGTCCTGCCTGTGGTAATAAAACTCGCGGAGTTGAGAGTGAAGAAGTTAGAAAAAGTATTTTGAAAATAGTAACAGTCAAGGTAGAACGATGAATCGTTGGCATGAATTTACACTAGTAACTCAGTTAGCAAATGCTGGCAGCGAGGTCAGC
Encoded here:
- a CDS encoding DUF5674 family protein, which codes for MKIIETKIAESELAEIAKSTFGDMVKAVVDVGREVIAIDAELHSDIEAYLIQDGSKQENLWGINLYPGVAGEEFVEFDSLINIRPACGNKTRGVESEEVRKSILKIVTVKVER